A stretch of Phragmites australis chromosome 12, lpPhrAust1.1, whole genome shotgun sequence DNA encodes these proteins:
- the LOC133886325 gene encoding adenylate isopentenyltransferase-like: MLTIKPVVIMGATGTGKTKLSIDVCKVISGEVVNADKMQIYHGLDIATNKVHLKDGCGIPHHLIRAIFAITDDFSVSFFRSIATITTKSIVRRGHVPILVGGSNSLIHGFLVDHFDPSLVDPFAIARYRPTLRFQSCLLWLHAHELVLKEYLNRRVHDMVDVGLVEELKEFFDSMSIRKLAEHTGLARVIGVSELSEYFAGRKRLCVCIDEMKANTHALANAQTAKIQHIADVWGWPVCFLDATETIRAHLTGSNDTAKAIAWEHDVSGPALTTINKFLDS, encoded by the coding sequence ATGTTGACAATTAAACCAGTGGTGATCATGGGTGCTACGGGCACGGGTAAGACAAAGCTATCAATTGATGTATGCAAGGTGATTAGTGGCGAAGTGGTGAATGCTGACAAGATGCAAATCTATCATGGGCTTGACATCGCAACCAACAAGGTCCATCTGAAGGATGGATGTGGTATTCCTCATCACCTTATTAGGGCTATTTTTGCAATTACCGACGATTTTTCTGTATCTTTCTTCCGATCTATTGCAACCATTACTACAAAGTCTATTGTAAGGCGTGGTCATGTACCGATTCTGGTAGGTGGCTCAAACTCACTGATCCATGGATTCCTTGTTGACCATTTTGATCCCTCCCTTGTTGATCCTTTTGCAATTGCGAGGTATCGACCAACTTTAAGGTTCCAAAGCTGCCTCCTGTGGCTCCATGCTCATGAGTTAGTTCTTAAGGAATATCTCAACCGCCGTGTTCACGATATGGTTGATGTTGGTTTGGTGGAGGAACTCAAAGAATTCTTTGATTCTATGTCCATTCGCAAGCTTGCTGAGCACACTGGGCTAGCTAGGGTAATCGGTGTGTCGGAactaagtgaatattttgccgGACGCAAGAGACTTTGTGTTTGCATAGATGAGATGAAAGCCAATACGCATGCCCTTGCAAATGCACAGACTGCAAAGATTCAACATATTGCTGATGTTTGGGGTTGGCCTGTTTGCTTCCTTGATGCCACAGAAACCATACGTGCGCATCTCACTGGATCAAACGATACTGCGAAGGCCATAGCATGGGAACATGATGTGAGTGGTCCTGCACTTACTACTATAAATAAGTTTTTGGATAGTTGA